A window from Methylococcus mesophilus encodes these proteins:
- the oadA gene encoding sodium-extruding oxaloacetate decarboxylase subunit alpha, with protein sequence MATPLGITDVVLRDAHQSLLATRFRLEDMLPICPKLDKVGFWSLEAWGGATFDACIRYLGEDPWVRLRTLKKALPNTRLQMLLRGQNLLGYRHYADDVVEKFVERSAENGVDVFRIFDALNDLRNFEKAIRATIAVGKHAQGTISYTVSPVHTVDMWVDLSKRLEDMGAHSICIKDMAGLLKPYVAEELVGRLKREVGVPIHMQCHATTGLSTAAIVKAVEAGIDNVDTAISSMSMTYGHSPTEAVVAIFQGRERDTGLDIQLLEEIAAYFREVRKKYAKFEGSLKGVDSRILVAQVPGGMLTNMESQLKEQGALERFDEVMREIPKVREDLGFIPLVTPTSQIVGTQAVFNVLAGERYKTITKETAGVLRGEYGATPAPVNAELQSRVLKGDEPITCRPADLLEPELKKLTDELKRLAKEHGVKLSSPQVEDVLTYALFPQVGWRFLQNRGNPAAFEPAPGTEPAAPVAEVTGETVAPDGARLYTVTVNGRSYQVEVAPGGAIGAINPAAGAASPSAAAQILAARAVSESVSAPMAGHVLRINVTEGQKVAEGQVVVVMEAMKMETEVRARSGGVVVGIAVKPGDTVNTGDVLVTLG encoded by the coding sequence ATGGCAACCCCTTTGGGCATTACTGACGTCGTCCTGCGCGATGCACATCAGTCCCTGCTGGCCACCCGCTTCCGTCTTGAGGACATGCTGCCGATCTGTCCCAAGTTGGACAAGGTCGGATTCTGGTCCCTGGAGGCTTGGGGCGGTGCGACCTTCGATGCCTGCATCCGCTATCTGGGCGAAGACCCGTGGGTGCGCCTGCGGACGTTGAAGAAGGCTTTGCCGAATACCCGTCTGCAGATGTTGCTGCGCGGCCAGAACCTGCTGGGCTATCGCCACTACGCGGACGACGTGGTGGAGAAATTCGTGGAGCGCTCGGCCGAAAACGGTGTCGACGTGTTCCGCATCTTCGACGCGCTCAACGACCTCCGCAACTTCGAAAAGGCAATCCGCGCGACCATCGCCGTGGGCAAGCATGCCCAAGGCACGATTTCGTATACCGTAAGTCCGGTGCACACGGTCGACATGTGGGTCGACCTGTCCAAGCGCCTGGAGGACATGGGCGCCCATTCGATCTGCATCAAGGACATGGCGGGTCTCCTCAAGCCTTATGTTGCCGAGGAACTGGTCGGCCGCCTCAAGCGGGAGGTCGGCGTGCCGATCCACATGCAATGCCATGCGACCACGGGTTTGAGCACGGCGGCCATCGTGAAGGCGGTCGAGGCCGGCATCGACAACGTTGACACGGCGATTTCGTCCATGAGCATGACCTACGGTCACAGCCCCACCGAAGCGGTCGTGGCGATCTTCCAGGGACGCGAGCGCGATACCGGCCTCGACATCCAGCTGCTGGAGGAAATCGCAGCCTATTTCCGCGAGGTCCGGAAAAAGTACGCCAAGTTCGAGGGCAGCCTGAAAGGCGTCGACAGCCGCATTCTGGTGGCCCAGGTGCCGGGCGGCATGCTCACCAACATGGAAAGCCAGCTTAAGGAGCAGGGGGCGCTGGAGCGCTTCGACGAAGTGATGCGGGAGATTCCCAAGGTCCGCGAGGATCTGGGCTTCATTCCACTGGTGACGCCGACCTCTCAGATCGTCGGTACCCAGGCCGTCTTCAACGTGCTTGCAGGGGAGCGCTATAAGACCATTACCAAGGAGACCGCGGGTGTCCTGCGGGGCGAATACGGCGCCACCCCGGCGCCGGTCAATGCCGAACTGCAGTCCCGCGTGCTGAAAGGCGACGAGCCGATCACCTGCCGCCCAGCCGATCTCCTGGAGCCCGAACTGAAGAAGCTGACGGACGAATTGAAGCGTCTGGCCAAGGAGCACGGCGTGAAGCTTTCCTCCCCGCAGGTCGAGGACGTGCTGACCTACGCCCTGTTCCCCCAGGTCGGCTGGCGTTTCCTGCAGAACCGGGGTAATCCGGCGGCCTTCGAGCCGGCGCCCGGCACCGAGCCCGCCGCACCCGTGGCTGAAGTCACGGGCGAGACGGTGGCGCCGGATGGCGCCCGGCTCTACACCGTCACGGTCAACGGCCGCAGCTATCAGGTTGAGGTGGCGCCGGGCGGCGCCATCGGGGCGATCAATCCGGCGGCCGGCGCGGCTTCGCCGTCCGCGGCGGCGCAGATCCTCGCCGCGCGGGCCGTCAGCGAGTCGGTCAGCGCGCCGATGGCGGGGCACGTGCTGCGTATCAACGTCACCGAAGGGCAGAAAGTGGCCGAAGGCCAGGTGGTCGTCGTCATGGAGGCCATGAAAATGGAGACCGAAGTGAGGGCGCGCAGCGGCGGCGTCGTGGTTGGCATCGCCGTCAAGCCGGGCGATACCGTCAATACCGGCGACGTGCTGGTCACGCTGGGCTGA
- a CDS encoding thioredoxin domain-containing protein: MRDPQRSNRLTGETSPYLLQHAHNPVDWYPWGPEALEEARRSDRPILLSVGYSACHWCHVMAHESFEDEATAEVMNRLFVNIKVDREERPDLDRIYQTVHQMLSRRGGGWPLTVCLNPHDLVPFFTGTYFPKEPRYNMPAFVSVLHQLAAFYAEHRGDLAQNGQVLREALEALGREGNGAMLPDVELLARAKHALRTNFDAVHGGFGGAPKFPHTAELEFLMHSDGEGFEMLRTTLDGMARGGIYDHLGGGFARYSVDERWEIPHFEKMLYDNGPLLELYARMAAHTGDPAYAAVAIETAEWAIREMQSPEGGYYAALDADSEGEEGRFYVWDRLQAQALLTEDEYAVFSRRYGLDEPPNFEGHWHLHVARSLEAVAAEAGKTGGEVAGLLGSARACLRRARELRVRPGRDDKVIASWNGLMIRGMTVAGRLLGRDDFKDSADRAFEFVRRTMDADGRLMSVYKDGRARFDAYLDDHAFLLDAALELLQTRWNSDDLAWAVELADRLLERFEDAEYGGFFFTSSDHEALIQRPKPWMDESMPSGNGVAIRALIRLAGLTGDLRYADAAERGLRAARGAMAQHPNAHGALMNAARDWLNPPPLCILRGEGEALEQWCAKARAAAPESLVYAIPSDAAGLPPELAARVPGARGPLAYVCRGRVCAPPAESLDSLNEILSAR; this comes from the coding sequence ATGCGCGACCCACAGCGCTCCAACCGCCTCACAGGCGAGACCAGTCCCTATCTGCTGCAGCATGCCCACAATCCGGTGGACTGGTATCCCTGGGGGCCGGAGGCGCTGGAAGAAGCCCGCCGTTCCGACCGGCCGATCCTGCTGTCCGTCGGCTATTCCGCCTGCCACTGGTGCCACGTCATGGCGCACGAGTCGTTCGAGGACGAGGCGACGGCGGAAGTCATGAACCGGCTGTTCGTCAACATCAAGGTGGATCGGGAGGAGCGGCCCGATCTCGACCGCATCTACCAGACCGTCCATCAGATGCTATCGCGCCGCGGCGGGGGCTGGCCGCTCACGGTATGCCTGAATCCGCACGATCTGGTGCCGTTCTTCACCGGCACCTATTTCCCCAAGGAACCGCGCTACAACATGCCGGCCTTCGTGTCCGTGCTGCACCAGCTGGCCGCCTTTTATGCCGAGCACCGAGGCGATCTTGCCCAAAACGGCCAAGTATTGCGCGAGGCCCTGGAGGCCCTGGGCCGTGAAGGCAACGGCGCCATGCTGCCGGATGTCGAACTGCTGGCGCGGGCGAAGCATGCGCTTCGGACGAACTTCGATGCCGTCCACGGCGGATTCGGCGGCGCGCCCAAGTTCCCCCACACGGCCGAGCTCGAATTCCTGATGCACTCGGATGGCGAGGGTTTCGAGATGCTGCGCACGACGCTCGACGGCATGGCCCGGGGAGGCATCTACGATCATCTCGGCGGTGGCTTCGCCCGCTATTCGGTGGACGAACGCTGGGAGATTCCCCATTTCGAGAAGATGCTCTATGACAACGGTCCGTTGCTCGAGCTGTATGCCAGGATGGCGGCGCACACCGGTGATCCGGCCTACGCCGCCGTCGCGATCGAAACCGCCGAATGGGCGATCCGCGAGATGCAATCCCCGGAGGGCGGCTATTACGCCGCTCTCGACGCGGATTCAGAGGGCGAGGAGGGCAGGTTCTACGTCTGGGATCGCCTGCAAGCGCAGGCGCTGCTCACCGAGGACGAGTACGCAGTGTTTTCCCGTCGTTATGGCCTGGACGAGCCCCCGAATTTCGAAGGCCATTGGCATCTGCACGTTGCCCGGTCCCTGGAAGCCGTCGCGGCGGAGGCCGGGAAAACCGGCGGCGAGGTGGCTGGGCTGCTCGGCTCGGCCAGGGCTTGCCTTCGCCGGGCGAGGGAGCTACGGGTCCGGCCGGGCAGGGACGACAAGGTCATCGCTTCCTGGAACGGCCTCATGATCCGGGGCATGACCGTGGCTGGGCGTTTGTTGGGACGGGACGATTTCAAGGATTCCGCGGACCGGGCCTTCGAGTTCGTGCGTCGGACCATGGACGCCGATGGCCGGCTGATGTCGGTGTACAAGGACGGGCGGGCGCGGTTCGACGCCTATCTCGACGATCATGCTTTCCTGCTGGATGCCGCGCTGGAGCTTCTGCAGACGCGCTGGAACTCAGACGACCTGGCCTGGGCAGTCGAGCTGGCGGACCGGTTGCTGGAGCGTTTCGAGGATGCCGAATACGGCGGTTTCTTCTTCACCTCGTCCGATCACGAGGCGCTCATCCAGCGTCCCAAGCCCTGGATGGACGAGTCCATGCCGTCCGGTAACGGCGTCGCGATCCGCGCGCTGATCCGGCTCGCCGGCCTGACGGGGGATCTGCGCTATGCCGATGCGGCCGAACGGGGCTTGAGGGCGGCGCGGGGTGCGATGGCCCAGCACCCCAATGCCCACGGCGCTTTGATGAATGCCGCCCGGGACTGGCTCAACCCGCCGCCGCTGTGCATCCTGCGGGGCGAAGGCGAAGCGCTGGAGCAATGGTGTGCAAAGGCGCGCGCAGCCGCTCCGGAATCCCTGGTCTACGCGATTCCCTCCGATGCGGCCGGGCTGCCGCCGGAACTGGCGGCACGGGTTCCGGGTGCGCGCGGGCCGCTGGCCT
- the pgaC gene encoding poly-beta-1,6-N-acetyl-D-glucosamine synthase produces MSGSAADAWRVALAQAGEAIAGFVAGAAPKVESLPWQAWGDWISSFIFFYPLFMAYVWMIGAGIYWLRWERPDGDPVDDAPGLSHYPGVSFLIPCYNEAGNIHETVEYLLKQDYPNYEIIAINDGSPDNTLEILHELAGRYERLRVVNLASNQGKATALKTGALLSKYEYLICIDGDALLAPEAARWMLRHFLAGPRVGAVTGNPRIRTRSTLLGKIQVGEFSAIVGLIKRAQRVYGCVFTVSGVIAAFRKSALHEVGYWSNDMITEDIDISWKLQLGGWDIRFEHNALCWVLMPETLAGLWKQRRRWAQGGVEVLMRYIRPVLSWPARRMWPLYAETLAGILWSHLVLAATVAWLLGQVFDLDGGVLAELVPSWTGMLLSITCLAQFAVSLAIDSRYEARIGGMGRYYYWMVWYPLVYWLINVSTTVAGFLRAVRKKKGQRAVWVTLDRGVLRSDRTRH; encoded by the coding sequence GTGTCCGGTTCTGCGGCGGATGCCTGGCGGGTGGCCCTCGCCCAGGCCGGCGAGGCCATCGCAGGGTTCGTCGCCGGTGCGGCCCCGAAGGTGGAAAGCCTGCCCTGGCAGGCGTGGGGCGACTGGATTTCCAGTTTCATCTTCTTCTATCCGCTGTTCATGGCCTATGTCTGGATGATAGGGGCCGGCATCTACTGGCTGCGCTGGGAGCGGCCCGACGGCGATCCGGTCGATGATGCTCCGGGTCTTTCCCACTATCCGGGGGTCTCGTTCCTGATTCCCTGCTACAACGAAGCCGGGAACATCCACGAAACCGTGGAATACCTGCTGAAGCAGGATTATCCCAATTACGAAATCATCGCCATCAACGATGGCAGCCCCGACAACACCCTGGAGATACTCCACGAGCTCGCCGGGCGATACGAACGTCTGCGGGTGGTGAACCTGGCGTCCAACCAGGGCAAGGCCACGGCGCTCAAGACCGGCGCCTTGTTGAGCAAATACGAATACCTGATCTGCATCGACGGCGATGCCCTGCTGGCGCCGGAAGCGGCTCGCTGGATGCTGCGGCATTTCCTCGCCGGCCCGCGGGTGGGCGCGGTGACGGGGAATCCCCGCATCCGCACCCGCTCCACGCTGCTCGGCAAAATCCAGGTCGGCGAGTTCTCGGCCATCGTCGGACTCATCAAGCGGGCGCAGCGGGTTTATGGCTGCGTCTTCACGGTTTCCGGTGTAATCGCCGCATTCCGCAAGAGCGCCCTGCACGAGGTCGGCTACTGGAGCAACGACATGATCACGGAAGACATCGACATCAGCTGGAAGCTCCAGCTCGGCGGCTGGGACATCCGCTTCGAGCACAACGCTTTGTGCTGGGTGCTCATGCCGGAAACCCTGGCAGGCCTGTGGAAGCAGCGCCGCCGTTGGGCGCAGGGCGGCGTCGAGGTGCTCATGCGCTATATCCGGCCGGTTCTCTCCTGGCCGGCCCGGCGCATGTGGCCGCTCTACGCCGAAACGCTGGCCGGCATCCTGTGGTCTCACCTCGTGCTCGCAGCGACCGTAGCCTGGCTACTCGGCCAGGTCTTCGACCTGGATGGCGGGGTTCTCGCTGAACTGGTGCCGAGCTGGACCGGGATGCTGCTCAGCATCACTTGCCTGGCGCAGTTCGCGGTCAGCCTCGCCATCGATTCGCGCTACGAAGCCAGGATCGGCGGCATGGGCCGCTATTACTACTGGATGGTCTGGTACCCGCTGGTGTACTGGCTCATCAATGTTTCGACCACGGTGGCCGGTTTCCTGCGGGCCGTCAGGAAAAAGAAGGGCCAGCGCGCGGTCTGGGTGACTTTGGACAGAGGAGTTTTGAGGAGTGACCGAACTCGTCATTAA
- the pgaD gene encoding poly-beta-1,6-N-acetyl-D-glucosamine biosynthesis protein PgaD, which yields MTELVINAPELQTRRQRFGALAVAAAGWLLWAYFLFPVLELCGWWLDIRLCSVWVNLSGGYLGLTQLLQLYAATVGGLAGLWMLRVAYGLSGAAAGGSAPPLPAPVAAKALCEAFQLDFPSLAEGRSSRYVEVHFDAQGRITRLQGRGPETDL from the coding sequence GTGACCGAACTCGTCATTAACGCACCGGAGCTGCAGACTCGTCGCCAGCGCTTCGGCGCGCTTGCCGTGGCCGCGGCGGGCTGGCTGCTGTGGGCTTATTTCCTGTTCCCGGTATTGGAACTTTGCGGCTGGTGGCTGGACATCCGGCTCTGCTCGGTATGGGTGAATCTTTCCGGCGGTTACCTGGGTCTCACTCAGTTGCTGCAGCTCTATGCCGCGACTGTGGGGGGCTTGGCGGGGTTGTGGATGCTCCGCGTTGCCTATGGCCTGTCCGGCGCGGCCGCGGGCGGGAGTGCACCGCCCTTGCCGGCGCCCGTTGCCGCCAAGGCCCTGTGCGAAGCCTTCCAGCTCGATTTTCCCAGCCTCGCCGAAGGCCGGAGCAGCCGGTACGTCGAAGTTCATTTCGACGCCCAGGGACGGATCACCCGGCTGCAGGGCCGAGGTCCGGAAACAGACCTTTGA
- a CDS encoding cellulase family glycosylhydrolase, whose amino-acid sequence MKVLFRAMVFLGELLAAADALAWKVEGGVIYDAAGQAVYLRGVSWSGFESEEHAGRGLSVRSLEDMLEQMQFLGFNAVRIPVCPASLTASGVSAVEPSLNPDLAGKNALEVLDAVLAALDRRGIYFALDHRRSDCDGGASAESWLADLAFMASRYGPLGHFLGLGLQDAGGSTADLTRSGTERAAAAVLETAPDLLVFLEVDASGATCAEASGDGLVPWCFLPEFPADRLVLSPAVDIGAEASQFPDGPAGAWLSRIEGFRDAGYAVVPVETGGVSGRGGSLRGDAAAEALVDDLISRGIRSAFLASWDAGGSLFEADWQAVRQGELGLLTRLWGGPAGAAACGEGIEAGGCASPAGNEEADSAIPSGAGLIALLTPAPDLGSTHCTRVEVRNTASVPRLWQISLPEEATVTRMRGALYGQAGGTLTARGDGWSRVIPVGGAARFEFCAER is encoded by the coding sequence ATGAAGGTGCTGTTCAGGGCGATGGTTTTTCTGGGGGAATTGCTGGCGGCGGCCGACGCGCTGGCCTGGAAAGTGGAGGGCGGCGTCATCTACGACGCGGCGGGACAGGCGGTTTACCTGCGAGGCGTCAGCTGGTCCGGCTTCGAGAGCGAAGAACACGCCGGACGGGGACTTTCCGTCCGCAGTCTGGAGGACATGCTCGAACAGATGCAGTTCCTCGGATTCAATGCGGTGCGGATTCCAGTGTGCCCGGCGAGCCTGACGGCCAGCGGCGTCAGCGCTGTCGAGCCATCGTTGAATCCGGACCTTGCCGGCAAAAATGCCCTGGAGGTCCTGGATGCCGTGCTGGCCGCGCTCGACCGCCGGGGCATCTACTTCGCCCTCGACCACCGCCGCTCGGATTGTGACGGAGGCGCTTCGGCAGAGTCCTGGCTCGCCGATCTGGCGTTCATGGCCTCACGCTACGGGCCGCTCGGCCACTTTCTCGGCCTTGGCCTGCAGGACGCGGGGGGAAGCACGGCGGACCTCACTCGGAGCGGTACCGAGCGGGCCGCCGCGGCGGTGCTGGAGACGGCGCCCGATCTGCTGGTGTTCCTGGAAGTCGATGCATCCGGTGCGACCTGTGCCGAGGCATCGGGAGACGGCCTGGTTCCATGGTGCTTCCTGCCCGAGTTTCCGGCCGACCGCCTGGTGCTGTCGCCCGCCGTGGATATCGGCGCCGAGGCCAGCCAATTTCCGGACGGTCCGGCTGGAGCATGGCTGTCGCGGATCGAAGGATTCCGCGATGCCGGCTATGCCGTCGTTCCCGTGGAAACCGGCGGGGTTTCCGGGCGTGGCGGAAGTTTGCGCGGCGATGCGGCGGCGGAGGCGCTGGTGGATGATCTGATCTCACGGGGTATCCGCAGTGCATTCCTGGCGTCGTGGGATGCCGGCGGCTCCTTGTTCGAGGCGGACTGGCAGGCCGTCAGGCAGGGTGAGCTGGGTCTGTTGACGCGGCTGTGGGGCGGCCCGGCAGGGGCAGCGGCTTGTGGGGAGGGCATCGAAGCTGGCGGCTGTGCGTCGCCCGCCGGCAACGAGGAAGCCGATTCCGCCATCCCGTCGGGCGCTGGCCTGATCGCGTTACTGACTCCGGCGCCGGACCTCGGGAGCACCCACTGCACCCGAGTCGAAGTGCGGAACACGGCCTCGGTTCCCAGGCTGTGGCAAATCAGCCTGCCGGAGGAGGCGACCGTGACGAGGATGCGCGGTGCTCTTTACGGTCAGGCGGGCGGCACGCTGACCGCCAGAGGCGATGGCTGGAGCCGGGTGATCCCGGTGGGCGGAGCTGCCCGTTTCGAATTCTGCGCCGAGCGCTGA
- a CDS encoding OadG family protein, whose protein sequence is MESSIPELLVAGSRLMLIGMTIVFLFLALLVGVIHAASRLIGRYSPEEPVALKPASAVPVRSAGGEDEAEIVAAVAAAIHRYQNK, encoded by the coding sequence ATGGAATCGTCGATCCCAGAGCTCTTGGTGGCCGGGAGCAGGCTCATGCTCATCGGCATGACCATCGTGTTCCTGTTTCTGGCTCTGCTGGTGGGAGTCATCCACGCGGCTTCGCGGCTGATCGGCCGTTATTCGCCGGAGGAGCCGGTCGCGCTGAAGCCCGCGAGCGCCGTGCCCGTCAGGAGCGCTGGCGGTGAGGACGAGGCGGAGATCGTCGCCGCGGTCGCGGCCGCAATCCACCGCTACCAGAACAAGTAA
- the pgaB gene encoding poly-beta-1,6-N-acetyl-D-glucosamine N-deacetylase PgaB, with product MLSRLLMAFALVLASTAQAGSSFVVASFHDVREDVRLDYTGGSTVVTPAHLEAYFQWLKDNGYHVVGIQDLLDAKAGKQAGLPDKAVVLTFDDGYASFYHTVFPLLKRYGYPATVALVGSWMDLPDGAVVPLGGEFVLKRESLLSWEQVRELARSGLVEIASHSYDMHRGLPGNPQGNLQPAGVTRIYDPASKSYESDEAYRKRIREDLQSSADGIARHAGVKPRVMVWPYGEYNQALIEEAARLGMVVTMGLREGRNDTSELAAVKRMLLTADPEVDEFADILTRLRADRPVRVAHVDLDYIYDPDPAQTERNLGEELERIHAMGVNAVYLQAYADPDGDGNADALYFPNRHLPMRADLFNRAAWQFHIRARVRVYAWMPVLAYRAKVPEDWFVREWRDGKARTSSHIYHRLSPFNAKARKLVGEIYEDLAKHCNFNGLLFHDDAILSDFEDVSRVALTYGKKVWGLPDRFEHLHEPAGMRMRWAQRKTAVLHDFTDELASRVRAFRPELKTARNLYALPVFMPDSEEWYAQNFAEALKHYDYIALEAMPFMEKAERPDAWLKSLVEKVAAYPDGLKKTVFELQSVDWNTQQDIPMEVFLGQADLLLKAGAVHLGYYPDNPFHDQPRLASAKSVFTAPWAP from the coding sequence ATGTTGTCCCGCCTCCTGATGGCGTTCGCCCTGGTTCTTGCCTCGACGGCACAGGCAGGGTCTTCGTTCGTGGTCGCGTCGTTCCACGACGTGAGGGAGGACGTGCGGCTGGACTATACCGGCGGTTCCACCGTCGTCACGCCGGCCCATCTCGAGGCCTATTTCCAATGGCTGAAGGACAACGGCTACCATGTGGTCGGCATACAGGACTTGCTGGACGCGAAGGCGGGCAAGCAGGCGGGACTGCCGGATAAAGCCGTCGTGCTGACCTTCGACGACGGTTACGCCAGCTTCTACCACACCGTATTTCCGCTGCTGAAAAGGTATGGCTATCCCGCCACCGTCGCGCTGGTGGGATCGTGGATGGACCTGCCGGATGGCGCCGTCGTGCCGCTGGGCGGGGAGTTCGTGCTCAAGCGCGAATCGCTGCTGAGCTGGGAGCAAGTGCGGGAATTGGCGCGTTCCGGGCTGGTTGAAATCGCCTCCCACAGTTACGACATGCATCGGGGATTGCCGGGGAATCCCCAAGGCAACCTGCAGCCCGCCGGCGTGACCCGGATCTACGACCCGGCTTCGAAAAGCTACGAATCGGACGAAGCCTACCGCAAGCGCATCCGCGAGGACTTGCAGAGCAGCGCGGACGGGATCGCCCGCCACGCCGGCGTCAAGCCGCGGGTCATGGTCTGGCCCTACGGCGAATACAATCAGGCGTTGATCGAGGAGGCCGCCAGGCTCGGCATGGTCGTCACCATGGGTTTGAGGGAAGGGCGCAACGACACGTCCGAGCTGGCGGCGGTCAAGCGCATGCTGCTCACCGCCGACCCCGAAGTGGACGAATTCGCCGACATACTCACCCGCCTGCGGGCGGACCGGCCGGTCCGGGTCGCCCATGTGGACCTGGATTACATATACGATCCCGATCCGGCGCAGACCGAGCGCAACCTCGGCGAGGAACTGGAGCGGATCCATGCCATGGGTGTCAACGCGGTTTATCTGCAGGCCTATGCCGACCCGGACGGCGACGGCAATGCCGATGCGCTGTATTTTCCCAACCGGCACCTGCCGATGCGAGCCGATCTTTTCAACCGGGCGGCCTGGCAGTTCCACATCCGCGCCAGGGTGCGGGTCTATGCCTGGATGCCGGTGCTGGCTTACCGGGCCAAGGTGCCCGAGGATTGGTTCGTGCGGGAGTGGCGCGATGGCAAGGCGCGCACCAGCAGCCACATTTACCACCGGTTGTCGCCCTTCAACGCGAAGGCGCGGAAGCTCGTCGGGGAAATCTACGAGGACTTGGCCAAGCACTGCAATTTCAACGGCCTCCTGTTCCACGACGACGCGATCCTGTCCGATTTCGAGGATGTCTCGCGGGTAGCCCTAACTTATGGCAAGAAGGTTTGGGGCCTGCCAGACCGGTTCGAGCACCTGCACGAACCCGCCGGCATGCGGATGCGTTGGGCGCAGCGCAAGACGGCGGTGCTGCACGATTTCACCGACGAGCTGGCATCCCGCGTCCGTGCGTTCCGGCCCGAGTTGAAGACGGCGCGCAACCTCTATGCCCTGCCCGTGTTCATGCCGGACAGCGAGGAATGGTACGCGCAGAATTTCGCCGAGGCGTTGAAACATTACGACTACATCGCGCTGGAGGCCATGCCGTTCATGGAGAAAGCCGAGCGGCCGGACGCGTGGCTCAAGTCGCTCGTCGAGAAGGTGGCGGCCTATCCGGACGGACTGAAGAAGACGGTCTTCGAACTCCAGAGCGTCGATTGGAATACCCAGCAGGATATTCCCATGGAGGTTTTCCTGGGGCAGGCGGATCTGCTCCTTAAGGCCGGCGCGGTGCACCTGGGCTACTACCCGGACAACCCGTTCCACGACCAGCCGCGGCTGGCGTCCGCCAAATCCGTGTTCACTGCACCGTGGGCGCCGTGA
- a CDS encoding sodium ion-translocating decarboxylase subunit beta, whose product MNGFVELWSSTGLSNFQWGQVVMMTVGFLLIYLAIRKGFEPLLLLPIGFGAVLSNIPVAGIAEEGGLLAYLYFGIKSGIFPLLIFMGVGAMTDFGPMLANPKTLLLGAAAQFGIFGTLFGALALNLVPGLQFSFRDAAAIAIIGGADGPTAIYVASRLAPDLLGAIAVAAYSYMALVPLIQPPIMRALTTPEERLIEMTQLRVVGKTEKIVFPVVLLILTALLLPSAAPLIGMFCLGNLMRECGVVERLSKTSQNELINIVTIFLGLSVGSKLSANAFLRPETLGILVLGAIAFGFGTASGVLMAKLMNRFTLHKINPLIGAAGVSAVPMSARVANKVGQESNPHNFLLMHAMGPNVAGVIGSAVAAGVLLALVQ is encoded by the coding sequence ATGAACGGATTCGTCGAATTGTGGAGCAGCACCGGCCTGTCAAACTTTCAGTGGGGACAGGTCGTCATGATGACGGTGGGGTTTCTGCTAATCTACCTAGCCATCCGCAAGGGCTTCGAGCCTTTGCTGCTGCTTCCCATCGGCTTCGGCGCGGTGCTCAGCAACATCCCGGTCGCCGGCATCGCTGAAGAGGGCGGGCTGCTCGCGTATCTGTATTTCGGCATCAAGTCCGGGATATTCCCGCTGCTGATCTTCATGGGTGTGGGGGCCATGACGGACTTCGGTCCCATGCTGGCCAACCCCAAGACCCTTCTGCTGGGGGCGGCCGCGCAGTTCGGCATCTTCGGCACCCTGTTCGGCGCGCTGGCGCTGAACCTGGTACCCGGCCTGCAGTTCAGCTTCAGGGATGCGGCAGCCATCGCCATCATCGGCGGTGCCGATGGCCCCACTGCCATCTATGTGGCCTCCAGGCTCGCGCCCGACCTGCTCGGCGCCATCGCCGTCGCGGCCTATTCCTATATGGCCCTGGTGCCGCTGATTCAGCCGCCGATCATGCGTGCCCTGACCACGCCGGAAGAGCGCCTGATCGAGATGACCCAGTTGCGCGTCGTCGGCAAGACCGAGAAGATCGTTTTCCCGGTCGTGTTGCTGATCCTGACCGCCTTGCTGCTGCCGTCGGCCGCGCCCTTGATCGGCATGTTCTGCCTGGGTAACCTGATGCGCGAATGCGGCGTGGTCGAGCGGCTGAGCAAAACCTCGCAGAACGAGCTGATCAACATCGTTACGATCTTCCTGGGACTGTCGGTCGGTTCCAAGCTGAGCGCCAATGCCTTCCTCCGCCCGGAGACCCTGGGAATTCTCGTGCTCGGCGCGATCGCATTCGGCTTCGGCACGGCCTCCGGGGTGCTGATGGCGAAGCTGATGAACCGCTTTACTCTTCATAAGATCAATCCCCTGATCGGCGCGGCAGGCGTCTCCGCCGTCCCGATGTCGGCACGGGTGGCCAACAAGGTGGGTCAGGAGAGCAATCCCCACAACTTCCTCTTGATGCATGCCATGGGGCCGAACGTGGCCGGTGTCATCGGCTCCGCCGTGGCGGCGGGCGTGCTGCTGGCGCTGGTCCAATAA